In the genome of Chlamydia trachomatis A/HAR-13, one region contains:
- a CDS encoding aromatic amino acid transaminase, with the protein MSLFEQLPSFSPDSILGLAQAFQEDPREDKINLLLGTYEREKKRYGGFSSVRKAQSVFFDDEKDKNYLPIKGSSTFLEEMAALCFGEVDASRWVGVQAIGGTGALHLGASVYANASLAGKVYIPSQTWGNHSRIFAHQGLALEYYPYYDQETKELDLQGLKAILRSAPETSLVLLHCCCHNPTGKDIPLSEWPEIITIIKERDLIPFFDMAYLGFASGIEEDRRPVRLCIEAGVTTFVAGGASKIFSLYGSRVGFFGAIHQDKLDLNRILSFLEEQIRGEYSSPAREGVAIVTSILSNPYLRQEWELELNGIRQSLEEIRSSFVIAMRNVAGHSFDFIASQKGFFGYPGFSKEQALFLREELGIYTTAGGRFNLNGITDKNINRVTHGFAQAYEYPRSVS; encoded by the coding sequence GTGAGTCTTTTTGAACAGTTACCTTCCTTTTCTCCGGATTCTATTCTTGGTTTAGCGCAGGCTTTCCAAGAGGATCCTCGTGAGGATAAGATTAATTTATTACTAGGTACTTACGAACGGGAAAAGAAACGTTATGGTGGTTTCTCGAGCGTTAGAAAGGCTCAGTCTGTTTTTTTTGACGATGAGAAAGATAAAAATTATCTACCCATCAAAGGATCGTCTACCTTTTTAGAAGAAATGGCAGCTCTTTGTTTTGGAGAAGTGGATGCTAGTCGATGGGTTGGTGTGCAGGCAATTGGAGGTACAGGAGCCTTACATTTAGGGGCTTCTGTATATGCCAACGCATCTTTAGCGGGTAAGGTGTATATTCCTTCTCAAACATGGGGGAACCATTCTAGGATTTTTGCTCATCAAGGGTTAGCTTTAGAGTATTATCCTTACTATGATCAGGAGACCAAAGAACTGGATTTACAGGGATTGAAAGCTATTTTGCGATCTGCTCCTGAGACTTCATTAGTTCTGTTGCATTGTTGCTGTCATAATCCTACAGGGAAAGATATTCCTCTTTCCGAGTGGCCAGAAATCATTACGATTATTAAGGAGCGGGATCTTATTCCTTTCTTTGATATGGCTTATTTAGGTTTTGCTAGTGGGATAGAAGAAGATCGTCGTCCTGTGCGACTGTGTATAGAAGCTGGGGTTACTACTTTTGTAGCAGGAGGCGCTAGTAAAATTTTTTCGTTATATGGTTCTCGTGTAGGATTTTTTGGAGCTATCCATCAAGATAAACTGGATTTAAACCGTATTCTATCCTTTTTAGAAGAACAGATTCGTGGGGAGTACTCATCTCCGGCTAGAGAAGGAGTTGCTATCGTGACTTCTATATTAAGCAATCCTTACTTACGGCAAGAATGGGAGCTTGAATTGAATGGCATTCGGCAGTCTTTGGAAGAGATTCGTTCGAGTTTTGTGATTGCCATGCGAAATGTAGCGGGGCACTCTTTCGATTTCATAGCTTCTCAGAAAGGATTTTTTGGGTATCCAGGTTTTTCAAAGGAACAAGCGCTGTTCCTTAGAGAAGAGCTTGGTATTTACACAACCGCAGGCGGGAGATTCAATTTAAATGGCATTACGGATAAAAATATAAATCGTGTTACTCACGGTTTTGCTCAGGCTTATGAATACCCTCGGTCCGTATCATAA
- a CDS encoding rod shape-determining protein MreC codes for MNTLGPYHKRVRFITYLFVAFGIIVSWNLPRSAYESIQDTFVRVCSKFLPFRQGSDSLALVEETQCFLLKEKIRLLEERILSMEEAKQSPPLFSEILSSYFQSPIMGRVIFRDPAHWGSSCWINIGKRQGVKKNSPVVCGKVVVGLVDFVGEAQSRVRFITDVGIKPSVMAVRGEIQTWVVKDQLRTLARNVANLPASAFADSDKQEALHLLQALEDSLSLSEQNDFALRGIVCGRGDPIWKPEASILSGSDFGFVDGKTIEVGDVLVTTGLDGVFPPGLLVATVNEVLPKSEGSCSLKIKAQSLAPDCSTVDFLVLPPMDFNPNDRPDIFGLIWE; via the coding sequence ATGAATACCCTCGGTCCGTATCATAAACGCGTTCGGTTCATTACGTATCTTTTTGTTGCCTTCGGGATTATTGTGAGTTGGAATCTTCCTCGAAGTGCTTACGAGTCTATCCAGGATACATTCGTTCGGGTGTGTTCCAAATTTCTTCCATTTCGGCAAGGGTCTGATTCTCTGGCCCTTGTTGAAGAAACTCAATGCTTTTTATTGAAAGAAAAAATTCGTTTATTGGAAGAGCGTATTCTTTCTATGGAAGAGGCAAAACAGTCTCCGCCTTTGTTTTCAGAAATTCTATCCTCGTATTTTCAATCTCCCATTATGGGAAGAGTTATCTTTCGAGATCCAGCACACTGGGGTAGTTCTTGTTGGATTAATATAGGAAAGCGACAGGGCGTTAAAAAGAATTCTCCTGTTGTTTGCGGTAAGGTTGTTGTGGGGTTGGTGGATTTTGTTGGTGAAGCGCAGTCTCGTGTACGATTCATCACCGATGTGGGTATCAAACCTTCTGTTATGGCGGTTCGTGGTGAAATTCAAACTTGGGTTGTGAAAGATCAGCTACGTACATTAGCTAGGAACGTCGCTAATCTTCCGGCATCTGCTTTTGCAGATAGTGATAAACAGGAAGCTTTACATCTCTTGCAGGCTCTAGAGGATTCTTTATCTCTATCAGAACAAAATGATTTTGCTCTTCGTGGAATTGTTTGTGGTCGTGGGGATCCTATTTGGAAACCGGAGGCTTCTATACTTAGCGGTAGCGATTTTGGTTTTGTAGATGGGAAAACTATCGAAGTTGGAGATGTTCTTGTGACCACAGGATTGGATGGTGTTTTCCCTCCAGGACTTCTCGTTGCTACAGTCAATGAAGTTCTTCCTAAAAGTGAAGGATCTTGTTCTTTGAAGATAAAAGCACAATCCTTAGCTCCAGATTGTTCTACGGTGGATTTTTTGGTGTTACCACCAATGGATTTTAATCCTAATGATCGTCCTGATATTTTTGGTTTGATTTGGGAGTAG